GATCTTCTGTCGTAACATTGATTTTTGTTTTCTGAAGATATGCAGCATAATCTACTTTCACAAAGTCGATATCAGCAAGCTGATCTCTCTGCTTCATCAATTCTTCTGCCTCTTTCTTACCTGTAGTAATCCCTGCTGAAATATTAGTAAACACCTGTCTTGCCATTAGTCTGTACTCAACAGTCTTTCTCGTCTTCAACCATTGGGTATACCCCTGAGGATTGGTGTTTTGCAATGTTTCAATTTCTTTTTTAAGCTCTTGAGTTTTAAAGTTACCTTTCTCATCAAAGAACTGCTGATTCTGAGCAAACATCTGATCATACTGGATCTGACTCCAGAAATAGTCATCAGTCATTTCAAAGCCCAGTTTCTCAAACTGCTGCTTGATAAGTTTAGATTGTACAAGTAACTGCCAAGCCTGCTCTTCAAGACCGCTTTTCGGACGCCCTTGTTGATCAGCCTGTTGCTGCAACACGAAAAGCTGATCATTGAACTCTTCGCGGGTGATTTTCTCACCGTTTACTTTTCCTAAAACGTCAGGATTTTTACCAAAAACCTTATCGATACTATCCGGGTTCACCAAAAACGCTAAAAGCGCTAAGGCTATTACTCCCATTAAAAGCCAAGGCTTACTCCTAATCTGTCCTAAAATTGCCATTTTATAAATTATAGTTTTTTATCAGTTTGCGAAAATACACATTTTTAAGAAATTACAGAAGCAGAAGTTCTTTATTTTAATTTTTATTCGTAAAGATTATTTAAAAAAGGAAATTTTGACCGTATTTTTTACCAAAAAACAAATGGCATAAGTATTGTGCATTTTAAAACATCATAATATGCCACACGTTTTCAGGGTATATTTATAGAAAATCACTTTAACGATTAAAAACGAAAATGACAATTTGTCATTTGATTGATTATGACAGAATTTGAAGATATTAGTTTAGAAGAAATGATCAGCGACGGATTTGATATCGTAGCTGAGGAAATCAATCTTTCGGACTTCTCGGAGACTGATAAAAATTCCGAACAGAAAATATTCCCTATACTTCCTGTAAGAAATATGGTAATGTTCCCTAATGTAGTGATTCCTATTACTGCGGGAAGAAAAACATCAATACAACTTCTTGAGGAAGCTCAGAAAAATGGCGATTTTATTGGAATTGTAAGCCAGAAAAATTCGGACATGGAGCAGCCTTCTGAAAAAGACATTTACACTACCGGAACACTTGCTAAGATCATTAAGATCATCAAGTTACCTGAAGGAAACATTACTGCAATCACGAAGGGGTTCCATAGGTTCAAGATAAAAAAAATCATTGAAACCCAGCCCTATTTCAGAGCAGAAATATCAAAATTAAAAGATAGCAGACCTAAAAATCAGGACGAATATGAAGCACTGCTGGAAAACATTAAAGATCTTGCTTTAAAGATTATTGAGCTGGACCCTAATATTCCTAATGCAGCCAACTTCGCGATCAAGAACATCAATAATAATGATGATCTTCTGAACTTCATCTGCACCAATGCCAATTTCTCATCGGAAGCGAAACAAAAGCTTCTTGAGGAGAAAAGCCTCATGGAAAGAGCTAATAACTGCTATGAGATGATGCATGAGGACTTTAGAAAGCTGGAACTCCGAAACCAGATCCATCAGAAAACTTCTAAGGATCTTGATAAGCAGCAGAGAGAATATTTTCTGAATCAACAGATCAGAACAATTCAGGATGAACTTGGCGGAGGCCCTGAAAGTGATGTTGAAGATCTTATTAACAAAGCGAAGGATAAAAAATGGAGCCAGGAAGTAGAAGACCATTTCCAAAAGGAAATCAGCAGACTACAGCGCCAAAATCCTAACTCTCCGGATTATAATGTACAGAGAAATTACCTGGATTTCTTCACGGATCTTCCATGGGAAACATATACTAAAGATATTTTTGATATCGCAAAAGCTGAAAAAGTTTTAGATAAAGCTCACTTCGGACTGGAAGATATTAAGAAAAGAATTTTGGAACACATGGCTGTTTTAAAATTAAAAAATAATATGAAATCTCCTATCCTCTTGTTGGTAGGGCCTCCCGGAGTAGGTAAAACGTCTCTGGGTAAGTCTATTGCTGATGCTCTAGGAAGAAAATATGTAAGACTATCTTTGGGAGGCCTTCACGATGAGAGTGAGATCCGAGGACACAGAAAAACGTATATCGGAGCGATGGCCGGAAGAATCTTACAGTCTATCAAAAAATCAGGTACATCCAATCCGGTTATTGTTCTGGATGAGATTGATAAGATAGCACAGGGCCTTCACGGCGATCCCAGCTCAGCATTGCTTGAAGTTCTTGATCCTGAACAAAATAAGTCTTTCTATGACAACTTCCTTGAAATGGGGTATGACTTATCAAAAGTAATGTTTATTGCAACGGCCAATTCACTTTCGACGATACAAACTCCTCTTTTGGACAGAACTGAAATCATCCAGATTGCAGGATATACTTTAGAGGAAAAAATTGAGATTGCGAAGAGACATTTAATCAAAAAACAACAGGAGGAAAATGGTTTGGATACGAAGTCATTTAAACTGGGGAATCCTGAACTGAAACATATTATAGAAGCCCATACTTCAGAAAGCGGAGTAAGAACTTTAGAGAAAAGAATTGCTTCTATAGCAAGATGGGTGGCGCTTCAGACTGCTTTGGAAAAAGAGTATGATTCTAAGATATCTCTTGAAAAAGTAGACGAAATACTTGGTGTTCCAAGACCTAAAAGCTTATCTGAAATAACTGGAGTGCCTGGTGTTGTAACAGGCCTTGCCTGGACAAGTGTAGGAGGTGATATCCTTTATATTGAAAGTATTTTAAGTAATGGAAAAGGCAGTTTAACCATGACGGGTAACCTTGGAACGGTAATGAAGGAGTCTGCGACAATTGCTTTAGAGTACATCAAAGCAAGACATGATGAGTTGGGAATACCGCAGGAAGAACTGGATAAAAAGAACATCCACGTCCATGTTCCGGAAGGGGCAACTCCTAAAGACGGACCTTCTGCAGGTATAGCCATGCTAACTTCAATGGTTTCTTCTTTTAAAAACAAAAAGGTAAAACCACATCTTGCTATGACAGGGGAAATCACCTTAAGAGGGAAAGTACTTCCCGTAGGAGGAATCAAAGAGAAACTTTTAGCTGCTACCAGAGCCGGAATCAAAGAGGTAATTCTTTGTGAAGCCAACAGAAAAGACGTAGAAGAGATCAAAAAAGATTATTTAAAAAATCTACAGGTACATTACGTCAACAGAATGGAGGATGTCATTGACATCGCCATTGAAAAATAAAACAAACTTTTCAACATATCAACTTCTCAATAAAGAAACACGTTCTGATTACCAGGGCGTGTTTCTGTTTTTAAGCCTCCTTCAATTCGTTGTATGGAATGAAATTTGGAGTGTTGAAAGAAAAATCCAAACAGTTTTAATAAAAAGTGCTTTATTTCGTTGGGTTTTTCTTATTTTTATTCCATACTGCAGATTATAAATTATGAATTTCCTCAGACTTCCTTTTCTTGTCAAGCTTACGCTCGTCGTTATTTCCATTATTGGACTTGGCTATCTTCTGGCGCTAGGACAGAGTATTTTGGCTCCGTTTTTCCTTGCATTCCTTATGGCTATGCTTTTTTTACCGGCAGCAACTTTTATGGAAAGAAAACTAAGGTTTCCAAGATCCATATCCACGATGACCTCGGTCTTCATTATGCTGATCATATTAGGCGGACTGATTTATTTCTTCAGTTCACAATTATCGGATTTCAGTAAAGATCTCCCTCATCTCAAAGAGCAGTTTACCACTGTATTTGACAGCCTTCAGCACTGGGTTTCTAAAAAGTTCAACGTAAAGGTGGATGAACAGGTAGACTACATTAACCAGGGAGTAAATAAACTTCTGTCTTCTTCGGGAGCTATTTTAGGCTTTACATTTGGAATTTTTTCAACCGGATTTGGATTTATTATATTTTTCACTCTGTTTTTTATCTTTATCTTAAATTACAGAAGACTTCTGAACGGCTTTATCGTCACTGTTTTTAATGAAAGACATAAAGCAAACGTACAGGAAGCTGTAACTGAGATCCGACTTATGACCAAGAAATATATTTTCGGACTTTTTCTTCAGGTTATTATTGTCTCTACCCTTACGACTATTCTTCTTACCGTGTTAGGTGTAAAATATGCTATTCTTTTGGCCGTACTTACCGGACTATTAAATGTAATTCCATATTTGGGAATTTTTATTTCACTTCTCATTTCCTGTTTTATAGCATTTGCAACATCCAGCCCGTCAACCTGTATTTATGTAGCAATGGGATATATTGCGGTACACGCTGTTGACGGAAATATTGTACTTCCATTTGTCGTAGGCTCAAAAGTAAAGATCAATGCATTATTTTCTTTTCTTGGAATTCTTTTAGGAGAGCATCTTTGGGGAATTGCAGGAATGTTCCTTTGTATTCCGGCCATTGCAATTATAAAAATTATCTGCGAAAGAGTGGATGG
This genomic window from Chryseobacterium sp. MEBOG06 contains:
- the lon gene encoding endopeptidase La, giving the protein MTEFEDISLEEMISDGFDIVAEEINLSDFSETDKNSEQKIFPILPVRNMVMFPNVVIPITAGRKTSIQLLEEAQKNGDFIGIVSQKNSDMEQPSEKDIYTTGTLAKIIKIIKLPEGNITAITKGFHRFKIKKIIETQPYFRAEISKLKDSRPKNQDEYEALLENIKDLALKIIELDPNIPNAANFAIKNINNNDDLLNFICTNANFSSEAKQKLLEEKSLMERANNCYEMMHEDFRKLELRNQIHQKTSKDLDKQQREYFLNQQIRTIQDELGGGPESDVEDLINKAKDKKWSQEVEDHFQKEISRLQRQNPNSPDYNVQRNYLDFFTDLPWETYTKDIFDIAKAEKVLDKAHFGLEDIKKRILEHMAVLKLKNNMKSPILLLVGPPGVGKTSLGKSIADALGRKYVRLSLGGLHDESEIRGHRKTYIGAMAGRILQSIKKSGTSNPVIVLDEIDKIAQGLHGDPSSALLEVLDPEQNKSFYDNFLEMGYDLSKVMFIATANSLSTIQTPLLDRTEIIQIAGYTLEEKIEIAKRHLIKKQQEENGLDTKSFKLGNPELKHIIEAHTSESGVRTLEKRIASIARWVALQTALEKEYDSKISLEKVDEILGVPRPKSLSEITGVPGVVTGLAWTSVGGDILYIESILSNGKGSLTMTGNLGTVMKESATIALEYIKARHDELGIPQEELDKKNIHVHVPEGATPKDGPSAGIAMLTSMVSSFKNKKVKPHLAMTGEITLRGKVLPVGGIKEKLLAATRAGIKEVILCEANRKDVEEIKKDYLKNLQVHYVNRMEDVIDIAIEK
- a CDS encoding AI-2E family transporter, producing MNFLRLPFLVKLTLVVISIIGLGYLLALGQSILAPFFLAFLMAMLFLPAATFMERKLRFPRSISTMTSVFIMLIILGGLIYFFSSQLSDFSKDLPHLKEQFTTVFDSLQHWVSKKFNVKVDEQVDYINQGVNKLLSSSGAILGFTFGIFSTGFGFIIFFTLFFIFILNYRRLLNGFIVTVFNERHKANVQEAVTEIRLMTKKYIFGLFLQVIIVSTLTTILLTVLGVKYAILLAVLTGLLNVIPYLGIFISLLISCFIAFATSSPSTCIYVAMGYIAVHAVDGNIVLPFVVGSKVKINALFSFLGILLGEHLWGIAGMFLCIPAIAIIKIICERVDGLKPWGKLLGEEQKPNKKKKSYKISKNITLKEMD